A genomic segment from Thermus sp. LT1-2-5 encodes:
- a CDS encoding ABC transporter permease — translation MRREGSPWTGLWAVFFKEMADHLSGLRMRILEALILLSALAALYTGTQTLRQTVGEDPYLYLKLLTTAQDPLPSFVGFLSFFVPLAAIALAFDAVNGEYARGTLSRILSQPIYRDALLFGKFLAGLGTLAVLLLALFLLVVGLGLFTLGVPPEAEEMARAFFFLLATLAYAGVWLALGLLFSVLFRQPATAALAAIGVWLFFAVFFPILTDLAANALLLQADPFDPESQLRQANLALWISRLSPNTLYAETLTAVLNPAVRSLGPILITQLEGAVLGTPLPLGQSLLLIWPQLTGLMALVILLFTLAYVAFQRQEVRA, via the coding sequence GACCACCTCTCGGGGCTCAGGATGCGGATCCTGGAAGCCCTGATCCTCCTTTCCGCCCTGGCCGCCCTGTACACGGGCACCCAAACCTTGCGGCAGACCGTGGGGGAGGACCCCTACCTCTACCTCAAGCTCCTCACCACCGCCCAGGACCCCTTGCCCTCCTTCGTGGGCTTCCTCTCCTTCTTTGTCCCCCTGGCGGCCATCGCCTTAGCCTTCGACGCCGTGAACGGGGAGTATGCCCGGGGCACGCTTTCCCGCATCCTCTCCCAGCCTATCTACCGGGACGCCCTCCTCTTCGGCAAGTTCCTGGCGGGGCTTGGCACCTTGGCGGTCCTCCTCCTCGCCCTTTTCCTCCTGGTGGTGGGCCTTGGGCTCTTCACCCTGGGCGTGCCCCCAGAGGCGGAGGAGATGGCCCGGGCCTTCTTCTTCCTCCTGGCCACCTTGGCCTACGCTGGGGTCTGGCTCGCCCTAGGCCTTCTCTTCTCGGTGCTTTTCCGCCAGCCCGCCACCGCCGCCTTGGCCGCCATCGGGGTCTGGCTCTTCTTCGCCGTCTTCTTTCCCATCCTCACCGACCTGGCGGCGAATGCCCTTCTCCTCCAGGCCGACCCCTTTGACCCGGAAAGCCAGCTGAGGCAGGCCAACCTGGCCCTTTGGATCTCCCGGCTTTCCCCCAACACCCTCTACGCCGAAACCCTCACCGCCGTCCTCAACCCGGCGGTACGCTCCTTGGGACCCATCCTCATCACCCAGCTGGAAGGGGCGGTGCTCGGAACCCCCCTACCTCTGGGGCAAAGCCTCCTCCTCATCTGGCCCCAGCTCACCGGGCTCATGGCCCTGGTCATCCTCCTCTTCACCCTGGCCTACGTGGCCTTCCAGCGGCAGGAGGTGCGGGCCTAA
- a CDS encoding cupin domain-containing protein, whose protein sequence is MGGMKPVVKQAASVEARPVERGEKAFIQVLIGPEDGAPHFITRKFTLLPGGRIPKHKHPTIEHEQYVLSGRMKVLLGNEVREVAAGQAVYIPPDTPHAYVNEGEEPVEFLCVIPKTSAYATEWLEE, encoded by the coding sequence ATGGGCGGCATGAAGCCCGTGGTCAAGCAGGCGGCCAGCGTGGAGGCCCGCCCCGTGGAACGGGGGGAGAAGGCCTTTATCCAGGTCCTCATCGGTCCTGAGGACGGGGCGCCCCACTTCATCACCCGCAAGTTCACCCTCCTCCCGGGAGGGCGGATCCCCAAGCACAAGCACCCCACCATAGAGCATGAGCAGTACGTGCTCTCCGGGCGCATGAAGGTCTTGTTGGGGAACGAGGTGCGGGAGGTGGCTGCGGGCCAGGCGGTCTACATCCCCCCCGACACCCCGCACGCCTACGTGAACGAGGGGGAGGAGCCCGTGGAGTTCCTCTGCGTTATCCCCAAGACCAGCGCCTACGCCACGGAGTGGCTGGAGGAATAA
- a CDS encoding phosphoribosyltransferase family protein: MRFRDRRHAGALLAEALQPLGLERPVVLGIPRGGVVVADEVARRLGGELDVVLVRKVGAPGNPEFALGAVGERGELILRPYALQFADRSYLEREAARQKDVIRKRAERYRKVRPKVPLAGRDVVLVDDGIATGASMEAALSVVLAENPRRVVVAVPVASPEAVEKLKERAEVVALSTPPDFAAVGAYYLDFSEVTDEEVEGLLLQWAA, from the coding sequence ATGCGCTTCCGTGACCGCCGGCACGCCGGAGCCCTCTTGGCTGAAGCCTTACAACCCCTGGGCTTAGAGCGCCCCGTGGTTTTGGGAATACCCCGGGGTGGGGTGGTGGTGGCGGACGAGGTGGCCCGGCGCCTGGGGGGCGAGCTGGACGTGGTCTTGGTACGCAAGGTGGGGGCCCCCGGCAACCCCGAGTTCGCCTTGGGGGCGGTGGGAGAACGGGGTGAGCTCATCCTCCGCCCCTATGCGTTGCAGTTTGCTGACCGAAGCTATTTGGAGCGGGAGGCGGCCCGGCAAAAGGACGTGATCCGCAAGCGGGCGGAGCGCTACCGCAAGGTGCGCCCCAAGGTGCCCCTGGCCGGAAGGGACGTGGTGTTGGTGGATGACGGCATCGCCACCGGCGCTAGCATGGAGGCGGCCCTTTCCGTGGTCTTGGCGGAAAACCCCAGGCGCGTGGTGGTGGCGGTGCCCGTGGCCAGCCCGGAAGCGGTGGAGAAGCTTAAGGAGCGGGCGGAGGTGGTGGCCCTTTCCACGCCCCCTGACTTCGCCGCCGTGGGAGCCTACTATCTGGACTTCAGCGAGGTCACGGACGAGGAAGTAGAGGGCCTTTTGCTACAATGGGCGGCATGA
- a CDS encoding long-chain fatty acid--CoA ligase, producing the protein MSEVGTKPWLAHYDPGVPAEITVPPIPLWRFLEDSAKRFPQNVALEFLGKTLTYGETWELARRFAQGLMDLGVKPGERVAIMLPNTPQFVLAFFGTLLAGGVGVNVNPLYTPRELRHQLKDAGAETLVILDHLLPRFLEVEKETPVKRVVVTGIKDFLPFPKNLLYPLKAKRDKLPLGFPKREGFHAFLDLLKRPPATPHVADPEDLALLQYTGGTTGVSKGAMLTHRNLVANVLQIDAWDPTSRELLGKGVMLGALPFFHVYGMTVAMNYGLFSGYKIVLLPRPEIHAVVEAIEKHQVTHFPGVPTLYVAFNNFPGIEKRNVKSIRICLSGAAPLPVEVAKRFEEITGARLIEGYGLSEASPVTHSNPVEGVVKKGSIGMPLPSVEAKVVDEEGREVPLGEVGELIVRGPNVMKGYWNRPEETQKALKDGWLFTGDMARMDEDGYFYIVDRKKDMIIAGGYNIYPREVEEVLYQHEAVQEAAVVGVPDPYRGETVAAFLVLKPEYRGRVTEKDIEAFCRKHLAAYKVPRILEFRESLPKSSVGKILRRELREEFAKKRG; encoded by the coding sequence ATGTCTGAAGTCGGCACGAAGCCCTGGCTGGCCCATTACGACCCCGGTGTACCGGCGGAAATAACGGTCCCGCCCATTCCCCTCTGGCGCTTTTTGGAGGATAGCGCCAAGCGCTTTCCCCAGAACGTGGCCTTGGAGTTCTTGGGGAAGACCCTAACCTATGGGGAAACCTGGGAGCTTGCCCGCCGCTTCGCCCAGGGGCTTATGGACCTGGGGGTGAAGCCAGGGGAGCGGGTGGCCATCATGCTCCCCAATACCCCGCAGTTTGTCCTGGCCTTCTTCGGCACCCTCCTGGCGGGGGGCGTGGGGGTGAACGTGAACCCCTTATACACCCCGAGGGAGCTTCGGCATCAACTTAAGGACGCAGGGGCGGAAACCCTGGTTATCCTGGACCACCTCCTCCCCCGCTTCCTCGAGGTGGAGAAGGAAACCCCGGTGAAGCGGGTGGTGGTCACCGGGATTAAGGACTTCCTCCCCTTTCCCAAAAACCTCCTCTACCCCTTGAAGGCCAAAAGGGACAAGCTCCCCCTGGGCTTCCCCAAGCGGGAAGGGTTTCACGCCTTCCTAGACCTCCTCAAGCGCCCCCCCGCCACGCCCCACGTGGCCGACCCTGAGGACCTGGCCCTGTTGCAGTACACGGGCGGCACCACGGGGGTCTCCAAGGGGGCCATGCTCACCCACCGCAACCTGGTGGCCAACGTCCTGCAGATCGACGCCTGGGACCCCACCTCGAGGGAACTCTTGGGCAAGGGGGTGATGCTGGGGGCCCTGCCCTTCTTCCACGTTTACGGCATGACCGTGGCCATGAACTACGGGCTCTTTTCCGGCTACAAGATCGTCCTTTTGCCCCGCCCGGAGATCCACGCCGTGGTGGAGGCCATAGAAAAGCACCAGGTCACCCACTTCCCCGGGGTGCCCACCCTGTACGTGGCCTTCAACAACTTCCCCGGGATCGAGAAGCGCAACGTCAAGAGCATCCGCATCTGCCTCTCGGGGGCGGCGCCCTTGCCGGTGGAGGTGGCCAAGCGCTTTGAAGAGATCACCGGGGCCAGGCTCATCGAGGGCTACGGGCTCTCCGAGGCCAGCCCCGTGACCCACTCCAACCCGGTGGAGGGGGTGGTGAAGAAGGGCTCCATCGGCATGCCCCTTCCCAGCGTGGAGGCCAAGGTGGTGGACGAGGAGGGGCGGGAGGTGCCCCTGGGCGAGGTGGGCGAGCTTATCGTCAGGGGCCCCAACGTCATGAAAGGCTACTGGAACCGCCCCGAGGAAACCCAAAAGGCCCTCAAGGACGGCTGGCTCTTCACCGGCGACATGGCCCGCATGGACGAAGACGGCTACTTCTACATCGTGGACCGCAAAAAGGACATGATCATCGCCGGAGGCTACAACATCTACCCCCGCGAGGTGGAAGAGGTCCTCTACCAACATGAAGCCGTCCAGGAAGCCGCCGTGGTGGGCGTCCCCGACCCCTACCGCGGGGAAACCGTGGCCGCCTTCCTCGTCCTCAAGCCCGAGTACCGGGGCAGGGTCACGGAGAAGGACATCGAAGCCTTCTGCCGCAAACACCTCGCCGCCTACAAGGTGCCCCGCATCCTAGAGTTCCGCGAAAGCCTCCCCAAGTCCAGCGTGGGGAAGATCCTAAGGCGGGAGCTCAGGGAAGAGTTCGCCAAGAAGCGGGGCTAA
- a CDS encoding cysteine desulfurase family protein: MRGIYLDHAATTPLDPEVREAMRGVEEVFGNPSSIHRYGQEARRVLEGAREKVAALLGVRPREVVFTSGGSEADALALLGVALAKGRGHVVSTEVEHSAVLGALRLLERLGFAVTRLKPDPTGLVYPEQVAEALRPDTILVSVMAANNEVGTLYPIWEMAELAHAHGVLFHTDAVQAVGHVPFRVEEVGADLVSLSAHKFYGPKGIGALVVRQGVDLFPLVPGSQEGGRRGGTPSPVLAHGMAVALEKALRLLPEEAPRLAALRDRLEAGLLAVSGVERNGHPTARLPHLTNVTVKGADGEALLLAMDLLGVAVSSGSACSAGSLEPSHVLLALGRPSKEAKASLRFSLGRATTLEEVDQAVAAFKEAVARARA, encoded by the coding sequence GTGCGCGGGATCTATCTGGACCACGCCGCCACCACCCCCTTGGACCCCGAGGTGCGGGAGGCCATGCGGGGGGTGGAAGAGGTGTTCGGGAACCCTTCTAGCATTCACCGCTATGGCCAGGAGGCCCGGCGGGTTTTGGAGGGGGCCAGGGAGAAGGTAGCCGCCCTTTTGGGGGTGCGGCCCCGGGAGGTGGTCTTCACCAGCGGCGGCTCGGAGGCGGACGCCTTGGCCCTTTTGGGGGTGGCCTTGGCCAAGGGGCGGGGGCACGTGGTGAGCACCGAGGTGGAGCACTCGGCGGTGCTCGGGGCTTTGCGCCTCTTGGAGCGGCTCGGTTTCGCCGTGACCCGGCTCAAGCCGGACCCCACGGGCCTGGTCTACCCCGAGCAGGTGGCGGAGGCCCTGCGGCCCGACACCATCCTGGTGAGCGTCATGGCGGCCAACAACGAGGTGGGGACCCTATACCCCATCTGGGAGATGGCCGAACTGGCCCACGCCCACGGGGTCCTCTTCCACACGGACGCCGTGCAGGCGGTGGGCCATGTCCCCTTCCGGGTGGAGGAGGTGGGGGCGGACCTGGTTTCCCTAAGCGCCCACAAGTTCTACGGGCCCAAGGGGATCGGGGCCCTGGTGGTGCGCCAGGGGGTGGACCTCTTTCCCTTGGTGCCGGGAAGCCAGGAGGGGGGAAGGCGGGGGGGGACGCCAAGCCCCGTCCTGGCCCACGGGATGGCGGTGGCCTTGGAGAAGGCCCTAAGGCTTCTTCCTGAGGAGGCGCCCCGCCTTGCCGCCCTGCGGGACCGCCTCGAGGCCGGCCTCCTGGCCGTGTCCGGGGTGGAGCGGAACGGCCACCCCACGGCCCGCCTGCCCCACCTGACCAACGTCACGGTGAAGGGGGCGGACGGGGAGGCGCTTCTCCTCGCCATGGACCTCCTGGGGGTGGCGGTGTCTTCCGGCTCCGCCTGCTCTGCGGGGAGCCTGGAGCCCTCCCACGTCCTCCTGGCCCTGGGCCGCCCCTCCAAGGAGGCCAAGGCCTCCTTGCGCTTTTCCCTAGGCCGCGCCACCACCCTCGAGGAGGTGGACCAGGCGGTGGCCGCCTTTAAGGAGGCGGTGGCGCGGGCCCGGGCTTAG
- a CDS encoding RrF2 family transcriptional regulator, producing the protein MWVSTKAQYGLRALVEIGLRAPEAVPLKEVAEAQGISQHYLEQIAAQLRRAGFIRSVRGAKGGYRLARPPERVTALEVVEALEGSLAPVSCIEDPESCAKVGQCSTELLWKRVDLAMRQVLGGTTLKDLIEERKLIEAKRLIQLEPTG; encoded by the coding sequence ATGTGGGTTTCCACGAAGGCCCAGTACGGCCTGAGGGCCCTGGTGGAGATCGGCCTCCGCGCCCCCGAGGCGGTGCCCCTTAAGGAGGTGGCGGAGGCCCAGGGCATCAGCCAGCACTACCTGGAGCAGATCGCCGCCCAGTTGCGCCGGGCAGGTTTCATCCGCTCCGTGCGGGGGGCCAAAGGGGGGTACCGCTTGGCCCGCCCCCCGGAGCGGGTCACCGCCTTGGAGGTGGTGGAGGCCTTGGAGGGAAGCCTCGCCCCCGTGTCCTGCATTGAGGACCCGGAAAGCTGCGCCAAAGTGGGGCAGTGCTCCACGGAGCTTCTTTGGAAGCGGGTGGACCTGGCCATGCGCCAGGTCCTGGGGGGGACCACCCTCAAGGACCTCATTGAGGAACGGAAGCTCATCGAGGCGAAGCGCCTCATCCAACTGGAGCCCACGGGGTAG
- a CDS encoding metal ABC transporter permease — translation MLEALAYPFFQRALLAGLLVSLLAGLLSPFVVQRRLSFLGDGLAHAAFAGVALGLFLRGEPLWFALPFTFLVALAITFVKERTELSEDTAIGVFFALSVALGAVFLAKAKGYVGDAMGYLFGSLLAVGPEDLWALGFLCLVGLFLLPLWGSLAYATLDRELALADRLPVVFHDYLLAGFIAVSLVLAVKVVGVLLVAAFLVIPGATARLLAPTFARMTLLSLLFAALSTLLGLFLSFLLDWPSGASVVLAQAGFFALAFTKWLFSHGK, via the coding sequence GTGCTTGAGGCCTTGGCGTACCCCTTTTTCCAGCGGGCCCTCCTGGCTGGGCTTTTGGTGAGCCTTTTGGCCGGGCTTCTTTCTCCCTTTGTGGTGCAAAGGCGGCTTTCCTTCCTGGGGGACGGCCTGGCCCACGCCGCCTTCGCCGGGGTGGCCTTGGGGCTTTTCCTGCGGGGGGAGCCCCTTTGGTTTGCCCTCCCCTTCACCTTCTTGGTAGCCCTGGCCATCACCTTCGTGAAGGAGCGCACCGAGCTTTCCGAGGACACCGCCATCGGCGTCTTCTTCGCCCTTTCCGTGGCCTTAGGGGCGGTTTTCCTGGCCAAGGCCAAGGGGTATGTGGGGGACGCCATGGGCTACCTCTTTGGCTCCCTCTTGGCGGTGGGGCCGGAGGACCTTTGGGCCTTGGGGTTCCTTTGCCTCGTGGGGCTTTTCCTCCTCCCCCTTTGGGGGAGCTTGGCCTACGCCACTTTGGACCGGGAGCTCGCCCTGGCGGACCGCCTGCCCGTGGTTTTTCACGACTACCTCCTTGCCGGCTTCATCGCTGTGAGCCTAGTTCTGGCGGTGAAGGTGGTGGGGGTCCTTTTGGTGGCGGCCTTTTTGGTCATTCCCGGGGCCACGGCAAGGCTTCTTGCTCCCACCTTCGCCCGCATGACCCTCCTTTCCCTCCTCTTCGCCGCCCTATCCACCCTCCTGGGCCTTTTCCTCTCCTTCCTCCTGGACTGGCCCAGCGGGGCCAGCGTGGTCCTGGCCCAGGCAGGGTTCTTTGCCCTGGCCTTCACAAAATGGCTATTTTCGCACGGCAAATAG
- a CDS encoding ABC transporter ATP-binding protein, translated as MWALEVEDLAVRLGEFWALEGVSFRVPEGAFVAIVGPNGAGKSTLLKALLGLVPFRGSVRVLGRPLAEADPLWFGYVPQIKAFDRTFPALALELVATGLLRRWPFRLSPWVRAEALRALARVGAEGLAERPLGRLSGGQLQRVYLARAFVRRPRLLFLDEPATGVDRAGEVDLYRYLEAYQAETGATVLMVTHDWEAAHHASHVLVLNRKAVGFGPPERALSEECLRQAFGHLGHAHGLYLGGGGA; from the coding sequence GTGTGGGCCCTGGAGGTGGAGGACCTCGCCGTGCGCCTGGGGGAGTTCTGGGCCCTGGAGGGGGTTTCCTTCCGGGTGCCCGAAGGCGCCTTCGTGGCCATCGTGGGGCCCAACGGGGCGGGGAAGAGCACCCTCCTCAAGGCCCTTTTAGGCCTGGTGCCCTTCCGGGGGAGCGTGCGGGTGCTGGGCCGCCCCCTGGCCGAGGCCGATCCCCTTTGGTTCGGCTACGTGCCCCAGATCAAGGCCTTTGACCGCACCTTTCCCGCCTTGGCCCTGGAGCTGGTGGCCACGGGGCTTTTACGGCGCTGGCCCTTCCGCCTAAGCCCTTGGGTGCGGGCGGAGGCCCTCCGCGCCCTGGCGCGGGTGGGGGCGGAGGGCTTGGCGGAAAGGCCCTTGGGCCGGCTTTCTGGGGGGCAGCTCCAGCGGGTTTACCTGGCCCGGGCCTTCGTGCGTCGGCCCCGGCTCCTCTTCCTGGACGAGCCCGCCACGGGGGTGGACCGGGCGGGGGAGGTGGACCTGTACCGCTACCTCGAGGCCTACCAGGCGGAAACGGGGGCCACGGTCCTCATGGTCACCCATGACTGGGAGGCGGCCCACCACGCCAGCCACGTTCTGGTGCTCAACCGAAAAGCGGTGGGCTTTGGCCCACCCGAGCGGGCCTTGAGCGAAGAGTGCCTTCGCCAGGCCTTCGGCCACCTGGGCCACGCCCACGGCCTCTATCTGGGAGGTGGCGGTGCTTGA
- a CDS encoding ABC transporter ATP-binding protein, protein MSLNPTRPEDLGPTLLLVNNIEVVYHDIIQVLRGVSLKVPEGRITALLGPNGAGKTTTLRAISGLLIPEDGKVVRGEILYGQRPIHGLPPEEIVKRGIVQVLEGRRVFKHLTVEENLRVGTLTRKEARLREELERIYHYFPRLAELRHRLAGYCSGGEQQMIAIGRALLAKPRLLLLDEPSLGLAPLLVREIFDIVARVNAEEGVTVLVVEQNARVALSIAHYGYIMETGRIVLEGDRDYLLQNPDVQEFYLGVKGGGRKSFKEVKAYKRRKRFM, encoded by the coding sequence ATGAGCCTGAACCCCACGCGCCCAGAAGACCTCGGCCCCACCCTTCTTTTGGTCAACAACATCGAGGTGGTCTACCACGACATCATCCAGGTGCTCAGAGGGGTTTCCCTCAAGGTGCCCGAGGGCCGGATCACCGCCCTTTTAGGCCCCAACGGGGCGGGGAAAACCACCACGCTAAGGGCCATATCCGGCCTCCTCATCCCCGAGGACGGGAAGGTGGTGCGAGGCGAGATCCTCTACGGGCAAAGGCCCATCCACGGCCTGCCCCCGGAGGAGATCGTGAAGCGGGGCATCGTCCAGGTCCTGGAGGGGCGGCGGGTCTTCAAGCACCTCACGGTGGAGGAGAACCTGAGGGTAGGGACCCTTACCCGCAAGGAAGCCCGGCTTAGGGAGGAGCTGGAGCGCATCTACCACTACTTTCCCCGCCTGGCCGAACTCCGCCACCGTCTGGCAGGGTACTGCTCCGGGGGGGAGCAGCAGATGATCGCCATCGGGCGCGCCCTCTTGGCCAAGCCGAGACTTCTCCTCTTGGACGAGCCCTCCTTGGGCCTAGCCCCCCTTTTGGTGCGGGAGATTTTCGATATCGTGGCCCGGGTGAACGCCGAGGAGGGGGTCACGGTCCTGGTGGTGGAGCAAAACGCCCGGGTGGCCCTTTCCATCGCCCACTACGGCTACATCATGGAAACGGGGCGGATCGTCCTGGAGGGGGACCGGGACTACCTTTTGCAGAACCCCGATGTCCAGGAGTTCTACCTGGGGGTGAAGGGCGGCGGGCGGAAGAGCTTCAAGGAGGTGAAGGCGTATAAGCGGCGGAAGCGCTTCATGTAG
- a CDS encoding ABC transporter substrate-binding protein codes for MRKGLAAVLAALGLALGQQQVTLFWSGAITGPTSETGAPYGAGIEDYCRHMARSIPGVVLNCVVRDDRYDNATTQRLFEEAVDRFRIPVYLGYSTGGMLQMKALIQELKIPTLPASNHVGLIDPPNGDYYFIPVSTYSEQVVALLEYIAKQKRGAKVALVVHPSPFGRAPVEDARKAAAQLGLQIVDVQEVGAGNLDNTALLRRFEAAGVEFVVHQNVAGPVANILKDTRRLGLSGKMRHLGAVYTGGVDLLSLAGEAAEGFLWASPYFTAQEDTPGIRLQKDLVARFGRPAGYVENHNYTAGMLAAAIAIEAMKRAQERFKRITNETVYQAIVGMNGPAAFKPGLAVSTKQGIEVDFTKSERTGAEGLRILEAKGGRFVPITEPFTSALFRKVHYGK; via the coding sequence ATGCGCAAGGGTTTGGCGGCGGTTTTGGCGGCGTTAGGCCTGGCCTTGGGCCAGCAGCAGGTAACCCTTTTCTGGTCGGGGGCCATCACCGGCCCCACCTCGGAAACGGGGGCCCCGTACGGGGCGGGAATCGAGGACTACTGCCGGCACATGGCCCGCTCCATCCCGGGGGTGGTGCTGAACTGCGTGGTGCGGGACGACCGCTACGATAACGCCACCACGCAACGCCTTTTTGAGGAGGCGGTGGACCGGTTTAGAATTCCCGTCTACCTGGGCTACAGCACGGGGGGCATGCTGCAGATGAAGGCCCTGATCCAGGAGCTCAAGATCCCCACCTTGCCCGCCTCCAACCATGTGGGCCTCATCGATCCCCCCAACGGGGACTATTACTTCATCCCCGTTTCCACCTATTCCGAGCAGGTGGTGGCGCTCCTGGAGTACATCGCCAAGCAGAAGCGGGGGGCCAAGGTGGCCCTGGTGGTCCACCCCTCCCCCTTTGGCCGGGCCCCGGTGGAGGATGCCCGCAAGGCGGCGGCCCAGCTGGGCCTCCAGATCGTGGACGTGCAGGAGGTGGGGGCGGGGAACCTGGACAACACCGCTCTCCTCCGGCGCTTTGAGGCGGCGGGGGTGGAGTTCGTGGTGCACCAGAACGTGGCGGGTCCCGTGGCCAACATCCTCAAGGACACGCGGCGGCTCGGCCTTTCCGGCAAGATGCGCCACCTGGGGGCGGTGTACACCGGTGGGGTGGACCTCTTGAGCCTGGCGGGGGAGGCGGCGGAGGGGTTCCTCTGGGCGAGCCCTTACTTCACCGCCCAGGAGGATACCCCCGGCATTCGCCTGCAAAAGGACCTGGTGGCCCGCTTCGGCCGTCCGGCGGGCTACGTGGAGAACCACAACTACACCGCGGGCATGTTGGCGGCGGCCATCGCCATAGAGGCCATGAAGCGGGCCCAGGAACGCTTCAAGCGCATCACCAACGAAACCGTGTACCAGGCTATCGTGGGCATGAACGGGCCGGCCGCCTTCAAGCCGGGGCTCGCCGTGTCCACCAAGCAAGGGATTGAGGTGGACTTCACCAAGAGCGAGCGCACGGGGGCGGAGGGGTTGCGGATCCTCGAGGCCAAGGGGGGCCGCTTCGTCCCCATCACCGAGCCCTTCACCTCGGCCCTCTTCCGCAAGGTCCACTACGGCAAGTAG
- a CDS encoding branched-chain amino acid ABC transporter permease — protein MRNPWAQTGNYRTRYRQDTSIFATHRELLSLLAFLALLGALPQFLSRTQVFILDLILVYSIAVLGLNIVTGYAGLINIGQAAFMGVGAYTAALLAPQGLPFWLVIPTGGLVAAFFGFLVGIPSLRVKHLYLALATLAFQMIFEWSVGHLPLLKQGGAMDLPRASFLGYEAGFRNHFHFWYYVSLVALILLALFFRNLLRTKYGRALIAVRDNDRAADAMGMDPGRTKLFAFALGAFYAGVAGVLYAYLSRAVVIEDYVFAHSVKYLAMAIVGGLGTLVGSFLGPLFLVLLDVNMEALSNLIKALGFSVAGVDVASALRPLAFGLIIVLFLMFEPRGLYNWWRIVRSYFRTWPFKY, from the coding sequence ATGAGAAACCCTTGGGCCCAGACCGGCAACTACCGCACCCGCTACCGGCAGGACACCAGCATCTTCGCCACCCACCGGGAACTCCTTTCCCTTTTGGCCTTCTTGGCGCTTCTTGGGGCGTTGCCCCAGTTCCTCTCCCGCACCCAGGTTTTCATCCTGGACCTCATCCTCGTCTATAGCATCGCCGTGCTCGGCCTGAACATCGTCACGGGCTACGCTGGCCTCATCAACATCGGCCAGGCGGCCTTCATGGGGGTGGGGGCCTACACCGCCGCCCTCCTGGCGCCCCAGGGCCTTCCCTTCTGGCTGGTGATCCCCACAGGGGGGCTGGTGGCCGCCTTTTTCGGCTTCCTGGTGGGCATTCCCAGCCTCAGGGTGAAGCACCTCTATTTGGCCTTGGCCACTTTGGCCTTCCAGATGATCTTTGAGTGGAGCGTGGGCCACCTGCCCCTCCTCAAGCAAGGGGGGGCGATGGACCTGCCCCGGGCCAGCTTCTTGGGCTACGAGGCGGGGTTTCGCAACCACTTCCACTTCTGGTACTACGTTTCCCTGGTGGCCCTTATCCTCCTCGCCCTCTTCTTCCGCAACCTTCTCCGCACCAAGTACGGCCGCGCCCTCATCGCCGTGCGGGACAACGACCGGGCGGCGGACGCCATGGGCATGGACCCGGGGCGCACCAAGCTCTTCGCCTTCGCCCTGGGGGCCTTCTACGCCGGGGTGGCGGGGGTGCTTTACGCCTACCTCTCCCGGGCGGTGGTCATCGAGGACTACGTCTTCGCCCACTCGGTGAAGTACCTGGCCATGGCCATCGTGGGAGGGCTTGGCACCTTGGTGGGAAGCTTCCTCGGCCCCCTTTTCCTGGTCCTGTTGGACGTGAACATGGAGGCCCTCTCCAACCTGATCAAGGCCTTGGGCTTCAGCGTGGCCGGGGTGGATGTGGCCAGCGCCCTCAGGCCCTTGGCCTTCGGCCTCATCATCGTGCTCTTCCTCATGTTTGAGCCGCGGGGGCTTTACAACTGGTGGCGCATCGTGCGGAGCTACTTCCGCACGTGGCCGTTCAAGTACTAG